A genomic segment from Peribacillus sp. ACCC06369 encodes:
- the der gene encoding ribosome biogenesis GTPase Der: MPKPVIAIVGRPNVGKSTIFNRIVGERVSIVEDVPGVTRDRIYSSGEWLTHDFNIIDTGGIDIGDEPFLEQIRQQAEIAIDEADVIIFMTNGREGVTAADEEVAKILFKSRKPVVLAVNKVDNPEMRDQIYDFYALGFGDPFPISGSHGLGLGDLLDEAAKHFPKFSGQDYADDVIKFSLIGRPNVGKSSLVNALLGEDRVIVSDIEGTTRDAIDSPYKYNGKEYVIIDTAGMRKKGKVYESTEKYSVLRALRAIERSDVVLVVLNAEEGIREQDKKIAGYAHEAGRAVIIVVNKWDAIEKDEKTMKDFEEKIRAHFLFLDYAPIIYLSALTKKRTHTLIPVIDQASENHAIRVQTNVLNEVVMDAVAMNPTPTHNGNRLKIYYTTQVAIKPPTFVVFVNDPELLHFSYERFLENRIRDAFGFEGTPIRIFGRQRK, from the coding sequence ATGCCAAAACCGGTAATTGCGATAGTCGGTCGTCCGAACGTAGGAAAATCGACAATCTTTAATAGAATAGTGGGAGAACGGGTTTCGATTGTCGAAGACGTTCCTGGAGTAACACGGGACAGGATTTATAGTTCAGGTGAATGGTTGACACATGATTTTAACATTATTGATACAGGTGGAATTGATATCGGAGACGAGCCGTTCCTTGAACAAATTCGCCAGCAGGCTGAAATTGCCATCGACGAAGCGGATGTGATCATTTTTATGACGAATGGTCGTGAAGGTGTAACGGCTGCTGATGAAGAGGTCGCTAAAATTCTCTTTAAATCGAGAAAGCCAGTTGTCCTTGCAGTCAACAAAGTCGATAACCCAGAAATGAGAGATCAAATCTATGATTTCTATGCGTTAGGTTTTGGCGATCCATTCCCGATTTCCGGGTCTCATGGGCTTGGTCTTGGTGACCTTCTGGATGAAGCGGCCAAACACTTCCCTAAATTCAGCGGTCAGGATTATGCTGATGATGTCATTAAATTCAGTTTGATCGGAAGACCGAACGTAGGTAAATCATCCCTGGTCAATGCGTTGTTAGGTGAAGATCGAGTCATCGTAAGTGATATTGAAGGAACGACTCGCGATGCGATCGACTCTCCTTATAAATATAATGGCAAGGAATATGTCATTATTGATACAGCTGGGATGCGGAAAAAAGGGAAAGTGTATGAAAGTACGGAAAAATATAGCGTACTTCGTGCATTAAGGGCAATTGAACGTTCAGACGTTGTTCTTGTGGTCCTTAACGCTGAAGAAGGTATTCGTGAGCAGGATAAAAAAATTGCCGGATATGCCCATGAAGCGGGTAGAGCGGTCATCATCGTCGTCAATAAGTGGGATGCCATCGAGAAAGATGAAAAAACGATGAAGGATTTTGAAGAAAAAATCCGTGCCCATTTCCTATTCTTGGATTATGCGCCAATCATTTATCTTTCTGCCTTAACTAAAAAACGGACACATACCTTAATACCAGTCATTGATCAGGCTAGTGAGAATCATGCTATCCGTGTTCAGACAAATGTATTGAATGAAGTGGTAATGGATGCCGTGGCGATGAATCCGACACCGACTCATAATGGCAACCGTTTGAAAATTTATTATACGACTCAGGTAGCGATCAAGCCGCCTACTTTCGTTGTATTCGTTAACGATCCTGAGTTATTGCATTTCTCATATGAGAGGTTTTTAGAAAATCGAATTAGGGATGCCTTTGGTTTTGAAGGAACACCAATACGAATTTTTGGACGTCAGAGAAAATAG
- a CDS encoding APC family permease: MQTGQLKRSLNLWHIVLLGVGYMTPMVVFDTFGIVSEKTGGHVPTAYVIALLAMLFTAASYGKMVKIYPQAGSAYTYTQKTINPHLGFLVGWSSMLDYLFLPMVNAILTKIYLTALFPEVYPWIWVVAFVLLMTGINLFNVNFAANFNSFLVFFQMLVIIIFVALVVKGVMSGEGTGEVLSVQPFIGPHIEMSTLITGATILCFSFLGFDAVTTLSEETTNPTKTVPRAIFLTALIGGILFVTASFFTQLFFPDISRFSDPEAASPEIALFVGGKLFQAFFLAGTLSGTLASGLASHASVSRLLYVMGRDQVIPKKPFGFVHPKYNTPFFNVIFVGVISMVALFLDLVTAASLINFGALIAFTFVNICVIVHAIRNKSFLTIKGFLTTILSPVIGAASVFILWLNLGMSSLILGVVWAVIGIGYLLYRTKWFTDSPPLFHFEEAQ, encoded by the coding sequence ATGCAAACAGGTCAATTGAAAAGGTCTTTAAACTTATGGCATATCGTATTGCTAGGTGTTGGATATATGACGCCGATGGTTGTTTTTGATACATTCGGGATAGTTTCCGAAAAAACGGGGGGGCATGTGCCAACCGCTTATGTCATCGCTCTTTTAGCGATGTTGTTTACAGCAGCCAGTTATGGGAAAATGGTGAAAATTTATCCGCAGGCAGGTTCAGCCTATACTTATACACAAAAAACGATCAATCCGCATTTAGGCTTCCTTGTCGGATGGTCATCGATGCTTGATTACTTATTTTTACCGATGGTGAACGCCATTTTAACAAAAATATACTTAACAGCACTTTTTCCAGAAGTATACCCGTGGATATGGGTGGTGGCATTTGTCCTTTTAATGACAGGCATTAACTTATTCAATGTTAATTTTGCTGCCAACTTTAATAGCTTTCTTGTTTTTTTTCAAATGTTGGTCATCATTATTTTTGTGGCACTTGTCGTTAAAGGAGTCATGAGTGGAGAAGGAACAGGAGAGGTCTTATCGGTTCAGCCATTCATCGGGCCTCATATTGAAATGTCGACGCTCATAACAGGTGCTACAATCCTTTGTTTTTCATTTCTGGGGTTTGACGCTGTCACTACATTATCGGAAGAAACAACAAATCCAACCAAAACGGTTCCCCGGGCCATCTTTTTGACTGCCCTTATCGGAGGGATTTTATTTGTGACGGCTTCATTCTTTACACAGTTATTTTTCCCGGATATTTCACGTTTTAGCGATCCTGAAGCGGCTTCCCCGGAAATTGCCCTTTTCGTGGGCGGGAAGTTATTTCAAGCCTTCTTTCTTGCAGGAACTTTATCCGGTACTCTTGCCTCCGGTCTTGCATCTCATGCTAGTGTTTCCAGGTTGTTATATGTCATGGGGCGTGACCAAGTGATCCCGAAAAAACCATTTGGGTTTGTTCACCCCAAATACAACACGCCATTCTTTAATGTCATATTCGTCGGGGTCATTTCAATGGTTGCCTTATTCCTTGATTTGGTTACGGCTGCTTCCCTCATAAACTTTGGGGCTTTAATTGCTTTTACTTTCGTGAATATTTGTGTAATCGTCCATGCAATTAGAAACAAAAGTTTCCTTACGATTAAGGGATTTCTTACAACTATTCTGTCCCCGGTTATTGGCGCGGCATCGGTCTTCATCCTTTGGCTTAATCTTGGTATGAGTTCATTGATTCTAGGAGTTGTCTGGGCGGTTATTGGAATTGGTTATCTTCTGTACCGGACAAAATGGTTTACGGACTCCCCTCCGCTATTTCATTTTGAAGAAGCCCAGTGA
- a CDS encoding YpzI family protein, with translation MGKDRQEKKLKESKRVESDRDQSLDKKGATSMESPEEARRRNS, from the coding sequence ATGGGCAAAGATCGGCAAGAGAAGAAATTGAAAGAAAGTAAACGGGTGGAGTCCGACAGGGACCAATCATTGGATAAAAAAGGGGCAACAAGCATGGAAAGTCCTGAAGAGGCAAGAAGAAGGAATAGTTAA
- a CDS encoding NAD(P)H-dependent glycerol-3-phosphate dehydrogenase: MEKAKESIAVIGAGSWGTALAMVIADNQHEVRLWGHNQKQIDEINQNHTNGKYLPGIELPLGIQGYSSIEEALVGIEIIILAVPTKAYREVLGQIKEAHDKPLTIVHVSKGIEPDSLLRISEMIEEVSSADWLKDIVVLSGPSHAEEVSLRHPTTVAVSSKNMKAAEKVQDIFINNNFRVYTNPDLIGVEIGGALKNIIALAAGITDGLGYGDNAKAALITRGLAEISRLGVAMGANPLTFSGLAGIGDLIVTCTSVHSRNWRAGNMLGKGQKLEEVLENMGMVVEGVRTTKAAYQLAQKYEVNMPITEALYDVLFNGEEVKKAVDLLMNRSKTNEMEELFNILDSRQQD; this comes from the coding sequence ATGGAGAAAGCAAAAGAAAGCATCGCAGTGATTGGTGCAGGTAGCTGGGGAACTGCTTTAGCGATGGTCATAGCTGATAACCAGCATGAAGTGAGGTTATGGGGACATAATCAGAAACAAATTGATGAAATCAATCAAAATCATACGAATGGAAAATACTTGCCTGGGATTGAATTGCCTTTGGGGATTCAAGGGTATTCTTCCATTGAGGAAGCGTTGGTCGGGATTGAAATAATAATCTTGGCTGTGCCGACTAAAGCCTACCGGGAAGTGCTGGGTCAGATTAAAGAGGCTCATGATAAACCATTGACAATCGTTCATGTGAGTAAGGGGATTGAACCTGATTCCCTGCTTCGTATTTCGGAAATGATTGAAGAAGTATCTTCGGCGGATTGGCTTAAAGATATAGTGGTTCTTTCAGGGCCGAGCCATGCAGAAGAAGTCAGTCTTCGTCACCCGACAACAGTTGCCGTTTCTTCAAAGAATATGAAAGCTGCCGAAAAGGTTCAAGACATCTTTATCAACAATAATTTCCGTGTGTATACAAATCCGGACTTGATTGGCGTTGAAATCGGAGGGGCATTAAAGAACATCATTGCCTTAGCTGCCGGCATTACGGATGGGTTAGGCTATGGTGATAATGCCAAGGCTGCCTTAATAACACGTGGATTGGCTGAAATTTCCCGTCTAGGGGTGGCCATGGGAGCTAACCCACTTACTTTTTCCGGATTAGCTGGAATAGGTGATTTGATCGTCACTTGTACAAGCGTTCATTCCCGAAATTGGAGAGCTGGGAATATGCTTGGTAAAGGGCAAAAGCTTGAAGAAGTATTGGAAAACATGGGTATGGTCGTCGAAGGTGTCAGAACGACTAAAGCCGCCTATCAATTAGCTCAGAAGTACGAAGTGAATATGCCGATTACTGAAGCCCTGTACGATGTCTTATTCAATGGGGAAGAAGTGAAAAAGGCAGTTGACCTTTTAATGAATCGTTCAAAAACGAATGAAATGGAAGAACTTTTTAACATATTGGATAGCAGACAGCAGGATTAA